A section of the Clostridium sp. TW13 genome encodes:
- a CDS encoding NUDIX hydrolase, giving the protein MVLAKNKSGWKLLEYIDIKEIDINKYTNVTGAFAILKIKDKYVLGYNNWRKQWEFPAGHIEEGETPRCAAERELLEETHQRNSNLIFKGLAKVSDAKGYIRYQAIFCCEQEELYEFIKNDDDEMDKILLWDMVENIGYIDEVDLKIVQISCND; this is encoded by the coding sequence ATGGTGTTAGCGAAAAACAAAAGTGGTTGGAAATTGCTAGAATATATTGACATAAAAGAAATAGACATAAATAAATATACCAATGTTACAGGTGCATTTGCTATTTTAAAAATTAAAGACAAATATGTTCTTGGCTACAATAATTGGAGAAAACAATGGGAGTTTCCAGCAGGCCATATTGAGGAAGGAGAAACTCCTAGATGTGCGGCTGAAAGAGAACTACTGGAAGAAACACATCAGAGAAATTCGAACTTGATATTCAAAGGCTTGGCTAAGGTAAGTGATGCTAAAGGCTACATAAGATATCAAGCTATTTTTTGCTGTGAGCAAGAGGAATTATATGAATTCATAAAAAATGATGATGACGAAATGGATAAAATATTACTTTGGGATATGGTAGAAAATATAGGTTACATAGATGAAGTAGATTTAAAAATTGTGCAAATTAGTTGCAATGATTAA
- a CDS encoding NUDIX domain-containing protein produces the protein MHSGVWAGVRVFVIDKENRVLMVKHRQEEQGKVDEFWVIPGGGVEYGEYTMDGGIREVKEETGLDIKINRLLWTVEEKSQYGVKHTNYFLGEIVGGNLALGYDPEFDVNSQILNDVSFFTKEEIKRIPKAYPEVLHNEFWEVIEQGLFNHDIWRKWNSSGFGIE, from the coding sequence ATGCATAGTGGTGTATGGGCAGGAGTGAGAGTTTTTGTGATTGATAAAGAAAATAGAGTTTTAATGGTCAAGCATAGACAAGAAGAACAAGGGAAAGTAGATGAATTTTGGGTTATACCAGGTGGTGGAGTTGAATATGGAGAATATACTATGGATGGTGGTATTAGAGAAGTTAAAGAGGAAACTGGTTTGGACATAAAAATTAACAGATTATTATGGACAGTTGAAGAAAAATCTCAATATGGAGTAAAACATACCAATTATTTTCTTGGAGAAATAGTTGGAGGTAATTTAGCTTTGGGATATGACCCTGAATTTGATGTTAATAGCCAAATATTAAATGATGTTAGTTTTTTTACTAAAGAGGAAATTAAGAGAATTCCAAAAGCATATCCAGAAGTTCTACATAATGAATTTTGGGAAGTAATTGAACAAGGACTTTTTAATCATGATATTTGGAGAAAGTGGAATTCAAGTGGTTTTGGAATAGAATGA
- a CDS encoding MerR family transcriptional regulator, whose translation MNNLIKIKDVSSKYDITARTLRYYEDMGLLSSTRSDDYKYRMYDENAVRRLEQILILRKLNISIKDIQRVFNTSGSDVVLEVLGKKVESIDDEVALLHELKEIVLDFIHEIEQVNFADNSDIKLLYNKAKEIETQLISVDYIGKPSNINRLLEITEKLDKKIPDIMVVRIPNFKAITCGDQPWGDMFKEGGYMYQLWQYCHLYKSVIFDCFDFLLSKNDKAEWICAVKDGVTNADVSPFKLFDFPGGLYAMAVSIDDDNESIRKVEDKVRVWIESTNFELDKDRNVMFNMPYLFEDGRDIAYKDIEKGLGYKQMQRYFPIKLKEGI comes from the coding sequence ATGAACAACTTAATCAAAATCAAAGATGTATCAAGCAAATATGACATTACAGCCCGTACACTGCGTTATTATGAGGACATGGGATTGCTGTCCAGCACCCGAAGTGATGACTATAAATATAGAATGTACGACGAAAATGCTGTTAGGAGGCTTGAACAAATACTAATTTTACGAAAGCTTAATATCAGCATAAAAGACATTCAACGTGTTTTCAATACTTCTGGTTCTGATGTAGTTTTAGAAGTACTAGGGAAAAAAGTAGAGAGCATAGACGACGAGGTTGCGCTTTTGCATGAGTTGAAAGAAATCGTGCTTGATTTTATACATGAAATCGAACAAGTGAACTTTGCAGACAACTCAGACATAAAATTGCTGTATAACAAGGCTAAAGAGATTGAAACACAGTTGATAAGCGTTGACTATATCGGCAAGCCTTCCAATATAAACCGATTGCTTGAAATAACGGAAAAATTAGATAAAAAAATTCCAGATATAATGGTTGTCAGGATACCGAACTTCAAAGCGATAACATGCGGCGATCAACCGTGGGGAGATATGTTTAAAGAGGGAGGGTATATGTACCAGTTATGGCAGTATTGTCATTTATATAAGAGTGTGATTTTCGATTGTTTTGATTTCTTACTTTCTAAAAATGATAAAGCTGAATGGATATGTGCTGTTAAAGATGGTGTTACCAATGCAGATGTAAGTCCTTTTAAATTGTTCGATTTTCCGGGAGGCTTATACGCTATGGCAGTCAGTATTGACGATGACAACGAGAGCATACGCAAAGTGGAAGATAAAGTTCGCGTATGGATTGAAAGCACAAATTTTGAGCTTGACAAAGATCGCAATGTTATGTTTAATATGCCTTATTTATTTGAAGATGGACGAGATATTGCCTATAAAGACATAGAAAAAGGACTTGGTTATAAGCAAATGCAAAGATATTTTCCCATCAAGCTAAAAGAAGGGATATAA
- a CDS encoding methyltransferase domain-containing protein, with the protein MEFRKIFDSIPEQFDKWRPRYCEEAFSDIIEYAKLDTDNTVLEIGPGTGQATEPILKTGCSYLAIELGEHLAEYTKNKFSSYKNFHIVNADFETHDFEQQKFDLVYSAATIQWIPEEIGFPKVYNLLKNGGTFAMMMTRTDYKTPNEDLYTKIQEVYHKYFYPENKYTCSLAYNNVEKYGLVDFECRNYHKTRELNADEFVLYISTNCDHITLKEPYRTNFFEGVRTAILDAGNKITLNDTIVLYLAKKL; encoded by the coding sequence ATGGAGTTTAGAAAAATTTTTGACAGTATACCAGAACAATTTGATAAATGGAGGCCACGTTATTGTGAGGAAGCTTTTTCTGATATTATTGAATATGCAAAGCTTGATACAGACAATACAGTTCTTGAAATCGGTCCAGGAACAGGTCAAGCTACAGAACCAATTTTAAAAACAGGTTGCTCATATTTGGCAATTGAACTTGGAGAACATCTTGCTGAATATACAAAGAATAAGTTTAGTTCATACAAGAATTTTCATATTGTAAATGCTGATTTTGAAACACATGACTTTGAGCAGCAAAAATTTGATTTGGTGTATTCTGCTGCAACAATTCAATGGATACCAGAAGAAATCGGATTCCCAAAAGTTTATAATCTATTAAAAAATGGTGGGACATTTGCAATGATGATGACTCGAACAGATTATAAAACACCTAACGAAGATTTATATACAAAAATACAAGAGGTATATCATAAGTATTTTTATCCTGAAAATAAGTATACTTGTAGCTTAGCTTACAACAACGTTGAGAAATATGGCTTAGTTGATTTTGAATGTCGAAATTATCACAAAACCAGAGAACTTAATGCAGATGAATTTGTATTGTATATAAGTACAAACTGCGACCATATTACATTAAAAGAACCATATAGAACAAACTTTTTTGAGGGCGTAAGAACTGCTATTTTAGATGCAGGTAATAAAATAACACTTAATGATACTATAGTTTTATATTTAGCTAAGAAACTTTAA
- a CDS encoding sugar O-acetyltransferase has protein sequence MIEEEKIFAGRLFDARTKELRDIKHKAHTLCKKFNELDEYDENRLSIIKDFIGDIGEKFYFQGPVQFNYGCHTFIGENFFANFNLMVMDDARIYIGNNVMIGPNVSLMATNHPLIAEERVSMKYPDGHISMSEYAEEIHIGNNVWIAANVVIIGGVTIGDNAVIGAGSVVTKDIPANYLAYGVPCKPVRIINEKDSKLNLL, from the coding sequence ATGATTGAAGAAGAAAAGATATTTGCTGGTAGGTTGTTTGATGCGCGTACAAAAGAACTTAGAGATATTAAACACAAGGCACATACTCTGTGTAAAAAATTTAATGAACTTGATGAATATGATGAAAATCGTTTATCAATAATTAAAGATTTTATTGGCGATATAGGAGAAAAATTTTATTTTCAAGGTCCAGTACAGTTTAATTATGGGTGCCATACTTTTATTGGTGAAAATTTCTTTGCTAATTTTAATCTTATGGTTATGGATGATGCAAGAATTTATATAGGAAATAATGTGATGATTGGTCCCAATGTATCTTTAATGGCAACCAATCATCCATTGATAGCTGAGGAAAGGGTATCTATGAAATATCCTGATGGTCATATTTCGATGTCCGAATATGCTGAAGAGATTCATATAGGAAATAATGTTTGGATCGCTGCCAACGTTGTAATTATTGGTGGTGTCACCATTGGAGATAATGCTGTTATTGGAGCTGGTAGTGTAGTAACAAAAGATATTCCTGCTAATTATCTTGCATATGGTGTTCCTTGCAAACCTGTACGAATAATTAATGAAAAAGATTCAAAATTAAACTTATTATAA
- a CDS encoding GNAT family N-acetyltransferase, producing MNLRLANLSDLSKLKTVYRSIIKNMNRNNIPIWDEIYPCEFFSKDIENNNLYLLVEDNDDIVAAFALCESNAGANCVKWENSNDKALYIDRFGVNVDYSRRGIGSIMLKHAITLTKQKNAKYLRLFVVDINKPAINLYLKNGFKQVDGIYEERIDADLTLREYGFEIEV from the coding sequence ATGAATTTGAGATTGGCTAATCTAAGCGACTTATCGAAACTCAAAACTGTGTATAGAAGTATAATTAAAAATATGAATAGAAACAACATACCAATTTGGGACGAAATATATCCGTGTGAGTTTTTCAGCAAGGATATTGAAAATAATAACCTTTATTTATTAGTTGAGGATAATGATGATATAGTTGCTGCCTTTGCATTATGTGAATCAAATGCTGGAGCAAATTGTGTGAAATGGGAAAATTCAAATGACAAGGCATTATATATTGATCGCTTTGGAGTTAATGTTGATTATTCAAGACGAGGGATTGGCAGTATAATGCTTAAGCATGCTATTACACTCACTAAGCAGAAGAATGCTAAATATTTAAGGCTTTTTGTTGTGGATATAAATAAGCCAGCTATAAATTTATATCTAAAAAACGGATTTAAGCAAGTAGATGGAATCTATGAAGAAAGAATCGATGCTGACCTTACATTGCGTGAGTATGGATTTGAAATAGAGGTTTAA
- a CDS encoding DNA glycosylase AlkZ-like family protein — translation MEKIYLSKEQLRKFLIVYQGLHYPKQFKSYTGIKEFVKRVGCLQYDPLNVVGRNIDLILQSRIENYKPNMLEKLMYGDRELIDGWDKMMSIYCTEDWAYFERIRNRRKSELEELLKRRNSSEAITYVDIVKKYISENGACLPSKIDLGETKLCGWGHGKFSSATMDYMFNIGILGVKEKKNVQRVYDLIENVLPKEVFQMKDPFDNDRSFYKWYFKRRIGSIGIYWDRNGGGWLGHFVSEKKLRNEILQELCDEGELLRVYVEGVHENFYIRTEDSHILAEAEQNFHKKVTFLAPLDNLLWDRKLVKDIFNFEYSWEVYVPVSKRKYGYYVLPVLYGDKIIARFEPEIHRGDAPLVIKNWWWEDRNAVTDEVINEVYDCFARFCTFLKSSGLSDESYKVILGK, via the coding sequence ATGGAAAAAATATATTTATCAAAAGAGCAATTAAGAAAATTCTTAATTGTTTATCAGGGATTACATTATCCAAAACAATTTAAAAGTTATACCGGTATTAAAGAATTTGTTAAAAGAGTTGGATGTCTACAATATGACCCATTAAATGTAGTAGGGAGAAATATAGATCTTATACTACAATCTAGAATAGAAAATTATAAACCTAATATGTTAGAAAAATTGATGTATGGGGATAGAGAATTAATAGATGGATGGGATAAAATGATGTCTATCTATTGCACTGAAGATTGGGCATACTTTGAAAGAATAAGAAATAGAAGGAAGTCAGAGCTAGAAGAATTACTTAAAAGACGAAATTCAAGTGAAGCAATTACCTATGTTGATATAGTAAAAAAATATATTTCTGAAAATGGTGCATGTTTACCTTCTAAGATAGACTTAGGGGAAACTAAACTATGTGGATGGGGACATGGAAAGTTTTCTAGTGCTACTATGGATTATATGTTTAATATAGGAATCTTAGGAGTTAAAGAAAAGAAAAATGTTCAAAGAGTTTATGACCTTATAGAGAATGTACTTCCAAAAGAAGTTTTCCAAATGAAAGATCCTTTTGATAATGATAGGAGTTTTTATAAATGGTACTTCAAAAGAAGAATAGGTAGTATAGGAATATACTGGGATAGAAATGGTGGTGGATGGCTTGGACATTTCGTTTCAGAAAAGAAATTAAGGAATGAAATATTACAAGAGTTATGTGATGAAGGAGAGTTGCTAAGGGTTTATGTAGAAGGAGTTCATGAGAATTTTTATATAAGAACAGAGGATTCACATATTTTAGCAGAAGCAGAACAGAATTTTCATAAAAAAGTAACCTTCTTAGCTCCGCTTGATAATCTTCTTTGGGATAGAAAGTTAGTAAAGGATATTTTTAATTTTGAATATAGTTGGGAAGTTTATGTACCTGTTTCTAAAAGAAAGTATGGATATTATGTGCTGCCAGTATTATACGGAGATAAAATAATAGCAAGGTTTGAACCTGAAATACATAGGGGAGATGCACCTCTAGTAATAAAAAATTGGTGGTGGGAAGATAGAAATGCTGTCACTGATGAAGTTATAAATGAAGTTTATGATTGTTTCGCAAGATTTTGTACATTCTTAAAATCAAGTGGTCTATCAGATGAATCTTATAAGGTAATATTGGGTAAATAG
- a CDS encoding aminoglycoside phosphotransferase family protein, with product MYSELKDIPSFESWRIIKKVNEGWSTDSKFYIEDYDGNRLLLRISDAASYDNKLKEFEFIKKCNSLAISMSQAIQFGFCNNKNNVYILLTWVEGDCLKTVLSGYTESEQYKLGLQAGRILKSIHSLKVHPTENIIAYDKKDKMLDKLRRYENSINRVSEDQFAIDFVKNNIGKINSLAPVYKHGDYHIGNLILTPCGMVGVIDFNRWEYGDRYEEFYKIQSFDVEVSIPFSIGQIHGYFDGEPSLEFWNILAVYVAYTSLNSIVWAEKFGEDEIDGMKKRCITAFNDYYNFKTVIPNWYKVNSDKYISIK from the coding sequence ATGTACAGTGAATTAAAAGATATTCCAAGTTTCGAAAGTTGGAGAATTATAAAAAAAGTAAATGAAGGTTGGTCAACTGATTCAAAATTTTATATAGAAGATTATGATGGAAATAGGTTACTATTACGTATTTCAGATGCAGCTAGCTATGATAATAAACTAAAAGAATTTGAATTTATCAAGAAATGTAATTCATTAGCCATTTCAATGTCACAAGCAATACAATTTGGTTTTTGTAATAACAAGAACAATGTATATATTCTTTTAACATGGGTAGAGGGGGATTGTCTCAAGACTGTACTTAGTGGTTATACTGAAAGTGAACAATATAAACTTGGATTACAAGCAGGTAGAATATTGAAATCAATCCATTCATTAAAAGTTCATCCTACAGAGAATATAATTGCATATGATAAGAAAGATAAAATGTTAGACAAACTTCGTCGATATGAAAATAGTATTAATCGGGTAAGTGAAGACCAGTTTGCAATAGACTTTGTTAAGAATAACATTGGAAAAATAAATTCATTAGCTCCAGTATATAAACATGGAGATTACCATATTGGTAATTTAATATTAACTCCTTGTGGGATGGTTGGTGTTATTGATTTTAATAGATGGGAATATGGCGATAGATATGAAGAATTCTATAAAATACAAAGTTTTGATGTTGAAGTTAGTATTCCTTTTTCAATTGGGCAAATTCATGGATATTTCGATGGTGAACCTTCTTTAGAATTTTGGAATATTCTTGCTGTATATGTAGCATACACATCGTTAAATTCAATAGTGTGGGCTGAAAAGTTTGGAGAAGATGAAATAGATGGAATGAAGAAACGTTGTATTACTGCTTTTAATGATTATTATAACTTTAAAACAGTAATACCGAATTGGTATAAAGTTAATAGTGATAAATATATTAGTATAAAATAA
- a CDS encoding dihydrofolate reductase family protein, with the protein MSQRKLVLYIASSLDGYIATDEHNLDWLFAVEGEGDNGYSRFYESVDTILIGRITYDWIIEHEKGAFPYKGKECYVFTRTKKDDNEYVNFICEDVVQFSKDLKNKNGKNIWLVGGGNLLNTFIEENLVDEIIITIAPVLLGKGIPLFRDNSFQTSLSLKSINRFNQFVELHYEVVR; encoded by the coding sequence ATGAGTCAGCGCAAATTAGTGTTGTATATTGCTTCAAGCTTGGATGGATATATTGCTACAGATGAACACAACCTGGATTGGCTATTTGCAGTGGAAGGTGAGGGAGATAATGGTTATTCAAGGTTTTATGAATCAGTAGATACCATTCTAATCGGAAGAATAACTTATGATTGGATTATTGAGCATGAAAAAGGTGCTTTTCCATACAAAGGCAAGGAATGCTATGTTTTTACCAGAACTAAAAAGGATGATAACGAATATGTAAACTTTATCTGCGAAGATGTGGTTCAATTCTCAAAAGATTTAAAAAATAAAAATGGTAAGAACATCTGGCTTGTTGGTGGAGGAAATTTGCTTAACACTTTCATTGAAGAAAACTTGGTTGACGAAATTATTATTACTATTGCTCCAGTTTTACTTGGTAAAGGTATTCCTCTGTTCAGAGACAATAGTTTTCAAACATCATTATCTTTAAAAAGTATAAACCGTTTTAATCAATTCGTTGAGCTTCATTATGAAGTTGTACGATAA
- a CDS encoding NUDIX domain-containing protein, protein MKYEVSSGAVVFTRKDDAVYFVIVKSLEGFYGFPKGHVEGNETEVETALREIYEEIGIRPQILAGFRTIDEHQIPNKKDVIKKIIYFVAEYDNQQLSYQEDELEGAYLMTYEEAMNAFQFESSKRILNEVKEFI, encoded by the coding sequence ATGAAATATGAAGTATCAAGTGGAGCGGTAGTATTCACACGCAAAGACGATGCTGTTTATTTCGTTATTGTGAAATCATTAGAAGGATTTTATGGCTTTCCAAAAGGTCATGTTGAAGGAAATGAAACTGAAGTGGAGACTGCATTAAGGGAGATATATGAAGAAATAGGTATAAGGCCACAAATTCTTGCAGGGTTTAGGACAATTGATGAACATCAAATTCCTAATAAGAAAGATGTGATTAAAAAAATCATATATTTCGTTGCAGAGTATGATAACCAACAGTTATCTTATCAAGAAGATGAATTAGAAGGCGCTTATTTAATGACATACGAAGAAGCAATGAATGCTTTTCAATTTGAGAGTTCAAAAAGAATACTAAATGAAGTAAAGGAATTCATTTAG
- a CDS encoding pyridoxamine 5'-phosphate oxidase family protein codes for MSKYENAMKLMEERCGNGKEEVIALATISLSSNAAGNPRPAVRMVCAYYEDGVFYVSTDAKKNKMLQIEKNNEVSVAGMDWYAFHGIAKNLGWVKDEKNAEIRAKFKKIFNWFDEVGDEDNPNSIVLRISLTEGTLTDNEKKYGEYQYEIDFINKTAK; via the coding sequence ATGAGCAAATATGAAAATGCAATGAAACTTATGGAGGAACGTTGTGGAAATGGCAAAGAAGAAGTTATTGCCCTTGCGACAATATCACTATCTTCGAATGCTGCTGGTAATCCACGCCCTGCAGTCCGTATGGTTTGTGCTTATTATGAAGATGGCGTATTTTATGTTTCTACAGATGCCAAAAAAAATAAAATGCTGCAAATTGAAAAGAACAACGAGGTTTCCGTTGCTGGGATGGATTGGTATGCTTTCCATGGCATAGCTAAAAATCTAGGTTGGGTCAAGGATGAAAAGAATGCGGAAATCAGAGCGAAATTTAAAAAGATTTTCAACTGGTTTGATGAAGTTGGTGATGAGGACAATCCGAACTCAATAGTTTTGCGTATATCTCTCACAGAGGGGACGCTTACTGATAACGAAAAAAAATACGGTGAGTATCAGTATGAAATTGATTTTATCAATAAAACGGCGAAATAA
- a CDS encoding GNAT family N-acetyltransferase, with the protein MEIVKFNLKYKNELLELDKECFGVNCWDNELWQEILGDLEHNIIYLVKQNTELIAYLMIYNWGKEKNYVKITNIGTKGCFRGQKLAHKLLETMINEMKKEGMKDFRGETRVTNYPMQKVFSDFDFRNVENLKGYYDNPTEDAFRYHLNI; encoded by the coding sequence ATGGAAATAGTTAAGTTTAATTTAAAATATAAAAATGAATTATTGGAGTTAGATAAAGAATGTTTTGGGGTAAATTGCTGGGATAATGAATTATGGCAAGAAATTTTAGGGGATTTAGAACATAATATTATTTATCTAGTGAAACAAAATACTGAATTAATTGCATACTTAATGATATACAATTGGGGAAAAGAAAAAAATTACGTTAAAATCACCAATATAGGAACTAAAGGTTGTTTTAGAGGACAAAAATTAGCTCATAAACTATTGGAAACAATGATAAATGAGATGAAAAAAGAAGGAATGAAAGATTTTAGAGGAGAGACAAGGGTTACAAACTATCCAATGCAAAAGGTATTTAGTGATTTTGATTTCAGAAATGTAGAAAATCTTAAAGGGTATTATGATAATCCTACTGAAGATGCATTTAGATATCATTTAAATATATAA
- a CDS encoding DUF6273 domain-containing protein, with translation MENIKIDSSLSFGGYNWRVLDIQNNTALIITEEIIEQRPYHDAYKDITWSDCALRKYLNDEFYDKFNAKDKSRIIPVINKNLDNQWYHSKGGPDTQDSIFLLSLEEVCKYFGDSLSKLNNPGKNQRYWFERKDKNNSKRLAKLHGGGYCWWWLRSPGRVNVKAVYIFGTDGNIGIQGNNILKGNIGDGKCIGGVRPALWLNLEL, from the coding sequence ATGGAAAATATTAAAATCGATTCATCACTATCATTTGGAGGTTATAATTGGCGTGTGCTTGACATACAAAACAATACGGCTTTGATTATAACCGAAGAAATTATAGAACAACGTCCATACCATGATGCTTATAAAGATATAACATGGTCTGATTGTGCGTTAAGAAAATATCTAAATGATGAATTTTATGACAAGTTCAATGCAAAAGATAAATCAAGAATAATTCCAGTAATAAATAAAAATCTTGATAATCAGTGGTATCATTCAAAAGGCGGACCAGATACCCAAGATAGTATATTTTTGTTAAGCCTTGAGGAAGTGTGCAAGTATTTCGGTGATAGTCTTTCGAAGCTGAATAATCCAGGAAAAAATCAAAGATATTGGTTTGAAAGAAAAGATAAAAATAATAGTAAGCGATTAGCGAAACTTCATGGTGGAGGGTATTGTTGGTGGTGGCTTCGCTCCCCAGGCCGCGTTAATGTAAAAGCCGTATACATCTTCGGGACTGACGGTAATATAGGTATCCAAGGCAACAATATATTGAAGGGTAACATCGGTGATGGAAAATGTATAGGCGGTGTCCGTCCTGCTTTGTGGCTAAACCTCGAATTGTAA
- a CDS encoding AAA family ATPase, translated as MARGIIIFGSAGSGKTTLGKLVAEKLNFPYFDIDDYIWRKDTDKPFTVMYTHEEKISRLMEDISKGTHFVMAGSMDSFNAPFVPLFDLAIHITASIDTRIARINKREYEIYGERIMEGGDMYEDHCHFLDTAARYDTDASPCMSTHAQWANSLPCKVLRLNGNEDLKNNVEIIVHEYCKLNS; from the coding sequence ATGGCAAGAGGAATTATTATTTTTGGTTCAGCTGGGTCTGGAAAAACAACCTTGGGAAAATTGGTTGCAGAAAAGCTTAATTTTCCGTATTTTGATATAGACGATTATATTTGGAGAAAAGATACAGATAAACCTTTTACAGTTATGTATACCCATGAGGAAAAAATTAGTAGATTAATGGAAGATATATCAAAAGGAACTCATTTTGTGATGGCTGGTTCAATGGATAGCTTTAATGCACCATTTGTTCCGTTATTTGATTTGGCAATACATATTACTGCATCTATTGATACTAGAATTGCCAGGATTAATAAGCGAGAATATGAAATATACGGGGAGAGAATTATGGAAGGCGGAGATATGTATGAAGATCATTGCCATTTTCTTGATACTGCAGCAAGATATGATACCGATGCTTCTCCATGTATGAGTACCCATGCTCAATGGGCTAATTCATTACCTTGTAAAGTTCTTCGCCTAAATGGAAATGAGGACTTAAAAAACAATGTTGAGATAATAGTCCATGAATATTGCAAACTGAATTCTTAA
- a CDS encoding cytoplasmic protein, with translation MIIKPTVEKIDILCKSDILFKITNGQSKLKMKYVKDINNNIKIAYYLNDIPLILYTSEYCPTCATMIALAEGREEVDVEIIKILDNINSIHGLEDGFEKIKSILSLLDDGYYVLKEMEFYPTDGDDNFFWRLDNSANHIAASAYFYHWEYGTIVTEPKFLLPSQGTNIYNNDRVEYYRRKIRNNEVLYGLAIDFRGALGLLIDGHHKATASYLEGKSIKCLTIMNVFPYENYNTKESGINYGVNNVKYSDIKASEEIIKFYDKKRDIKEDLVYEEVYLEDKCYKPINIGKPKVKFPNYEYYALSNIAEDISEEKIKALLRYRSIDNCDELKEIFYNLRVHNEERARTLSFSILNSDMFNGLWEECILFLSRYKDDEVQDLFVKLLVEYDSFTFGYDAIRDIIDNYFREI, from the coding sequence ATGATAATAAAACCTACAGTAGAAAAGATAGACATTCTATGTAAATCAGATATATTATTTAAAATCACTAATGGACAAAGCAAGCTTAAAATGAAGTATGTAAAAGACATAAATAACAATATAAAAATAGCATATTACTTAAATGACATTCCACTTATACTATACACTTCGGAATATTGTCCAACTTGTGCAACAATGATTGCATTGGCAGAGGGTAGAGAAGAAGTTGATGTGGAGATTATAAAAATTCTTGATAACATAAATAGTATTCATGGACTAGAAGATGGATTTGAGAAAATTAAATCTATACTAAGCTTATTAGATGATGGGTACTATGTATTAAAGGAAATGGAGTTTTATCCTACAGATGGAGATGATAACTTCTTTTGGAGATTAGATAATAGCGCCAATCATATTGCAGCAAGTGCTTATTTTTATCATTGGGAATATGGGACTATTGTTACAGAACCAAAGTTTTTATTACCTTCACAAGGGACTAATATTTATAATAATGACAGAGTAGAATATTATAGAAGAAAAATAAGGAACAACGAGGTTTTATACGGACTTGCAATAGATTTTAGAGGAGCATTGGGATTATTGATTGATGGACATCATAAAGCAACTGCCTCTTATTTAGAAGGAAAATCTATTAAATGTTTAACAATAATGAATGTATTTCCATATGAAAATTATAATACAAAAGAAAGCGGAATAAATTATGGTGTAAATAATGTGAAGTATTCTGATATTAAAGCTTCTGAAGAAATTATAAAATTTTATGATAAAAAAAGAGATATAAAAGAAGATTTAGTATATGAAGAGGTTTATTTAGAAGATAAATGTTATAAACCTATAAATATTGGTAAGCCTAAAGTTAAGTTTCCAAATTATGAGTATTATGCTTTATCTAATATTGCAGAGGATATTTCTGAGGAGAAAATTAAAGCTTTATTAAGGTATAGAAGTATAGATAATTGTGATGAGTTAAAAGAAATATTTTATAATTTAAGAGTTCATAATGAAGAAAGAGCTAGAACTTTGAGCTTTTCTATTTTAAATTCTGATATGTTTAATGGACTTTGGGAAGAGTGTATATTATTTTTATCTCGTTATAAGGATGATGAAGTTCAAGATTTATTTGTAAAGTTATTAGTTGAATATGATAGCTTTACCTTTGGATATGATGCAATTAGAGATATTATAGATAATTATTTCAGAGAAATATAG